The Luteimonas sp. YGD11-2 genome has a window encoding:
- a CDS encoding T6SS effector BTH_I2691 family protein — protein MTATDQSQSQACENCSRFGLPILPVRYAVARSDDAVRRKAPELEAPFGEGVLSVGLPDGASYTLRLLRSGYLYAFNESSDVWTAYQVDNYGDLTEFDIRDPAPPPQEDGPQAVCSRHGIPSLARCIVIPDAKQATTLWLAFSASPWTPAVVANHRQAAYRQRHMRRIDLAAWVATSSAQPHLANLYQAMDQVSEFKLASEYRPYADDQRGIRTLATIAVTPGSLPFEHSLSDCISLDRGRVDDLSAKARECARQTAPDHPEGVTPALLALEDPIGIAADLNQLALERIAEWEQDTERTEMKASASAIVSLREAIKNGALEEEQERRKDGALLRHAIVGVLAGRTARDQLSVPVQDWDDDWFKVEGEETVLRLGEQSWEKYRKHLKDGDGYERWLTETYPAEQATFYQAHVQALDEALVQWLQAPLLREHMMCTFDPADVDSGIQYQEAVAVILQDAASRGVVFNHIARCLKEDDPRDPASIVLRAQVWNQDEAVAAWMSAVAGQNDRPSIDWGTLTAGLFNALKELLDAQGAGKLTGAFENLAKYTEQLAGPLTRMVGQYVGDLATGAVVQLPHKMQMGLLGALVQVDAPRVEIIDLVGHMSPQSASRALAATIALQAGLPDRASAGRPAREALRAGGAPTSGPGGMRFGYVVLANADQVRLMNALNIRAISPGDSYRNALPQHYRTHQFHALLRQSVGQLGNWSLGYGVVGLILAGGSLGQLSEEYKKAAPGVRGLKAANFGAGVVGLLGGSAEVVGAAGHRLPWFSQRLSNPNRWWLRNATTRAQLIAGVGRWLTGIGGVVMGAVMIIEGNNDRAISSVYGSAMMVTGGALAISSVLIVLGWAIPLAIALLILAAVVTVVLSWLKPNEMERWLDKVMHFGNNASGVYPDLEVQGEAMTALQQVR, from the coding sequence ATGACAGCAACCGATCAATCACAATCACAGGCATGCGAGAACTGCTCGAGGTTCGGGTTGCCAATCCTGCCGGTCCGCTACGCGGTGGCGCGCAGCGACGACGCTGTCAGAAGAAAGGCCCCAGAGCTCGAGGCGCCGTTTGGAGAAGGAGTGCTATCGGTCGGGTTACCGGACGGCGCTAGCTACACGCTTCGCCTCCTGCGGAGTGGCTACTTGTACGCCTTCAACGAGTCCAGTGACGTATGGACAGCGTACCAAGTAGACAACTACGGTGACTTGACCGAGTTCGATATCCGAGATCCCGCGCCTCCACCGCAGGAGGATGGGCCGCAGGCAGTGTGTTCGCGGCACGGCATACCGTCGCTTGCGAGATGCATCGTGATTCCGGACGCCAAGCAGGCGACGACGTTGTGGCTGGCTTTCAGCGCGTCGCCCTGGACGCCGGCAGTTGTCGCGAACCACCGACAGGCAGCGTATCGGCAGCGCCATATGCGACGCATCGATTTGGCGGCTTGGGTGGCTACCTCTTCGGCGCAGCCGCACTTGGCCAACCTCTATCAAGCAATGGATCAAGTCTCCGAGTTCAAGCTGGCATCGGAGTATCGGCCCTATGCGGATGATCAACGCGGCATCCGAACGTTGGCTACGATAGCGGTGACGCCGGGGAGCCTGCCGTTCGAACATAGCCTGTCCGATTGCATCAGCCTGGACCGAGGTCGCGTCGATGACCTGAGTGCGAAGGCGCGAGAGTGCGCAAGGCAGACGGCCCCCGATCACCCCGAAGGCGTGACGCCGGCATTGCTGGCATTGGAAGACCCGATCGGCATTGCGGCCGATCTCAATCAACTGGCGCTTGAGCGCATTGCCGAATGGGAGCAGGACACCGAGCGGACCGAAATGAAAGCTTCGGCCTCGGCTATCGTGTCCTTGCGCGAGGCGATCAAGAACGGCGCACTGGAAGAGGAGCAGGAGCGGCGTAAAGATGGCGCCCTCTTGCGCCATGCCATCGTGGGCGTGCTGGCCGGCCGGACAGCCCGGGACCAGCTGTCGGTGCCGGTACAGGACTGGGATGACGACTGGTTCAAAGTTGAGGGTGAAGAGACCGTTCTGAGACTCGGGGAGCAGTCCTGGGAGAAGTACCGCAAGCATCTCAAGGATGGGGATGGCTACGAAAGGTGGCTGACGGAGACCTACCCAGCGGAGCAGGCAACGTTCTATCAAGCCCATGTCCAGGCGTTGGACGAAGCACTCGTGCAGTGGCTGCAGGCGCCGCTGCTGCGGGAGCACATGATGTGCACCTTCGATCCGGCCGACGTCGACAGCGGCATCCAGTACCAGGAGGCGGTGGCGGTGATCCTGCAGGATGCGGCATCGCGGGGTGTGGTGTTCAACCATATCGCCCGCTGCCTGAAAGAGGATGACCCGCGGGATCCTGCGTCGATCGTGCTGCGGGCACAGGTCTGGAATCAGGATGAGGCGGTGGCCGCGTGGATGTCCGCCGTCGCTGGACAGAACGACCGGCCTTCGATCGACTGGGGTACGTTGACGGCAGGGCTGTTCAATGCGCTCAAGGAGCTGCTCGACGCGCAGGGCGCCGGCAAGCTGACCGGCGCGTTCGAGAACCTGGCCAAGTACACCGAGCAGCTGGCGGGCCCGCTGACGCGCATGGTGGGCCAGTACGTTGGCGATCTTGCGACCGGCGCGGTCGTGCAACTGCCGCACAAGATGCAGATGGGGCTATTGGGTGCTTTGGTGCAGGTGGACGCCCCGCGGGTGGAGATCATCGATCTGGTGGGTCACATGAGCCCGCAGAGCGCCTCGCGCGCATTGGCGGCGACCATCGCGTTGCAGGCGGGCCTGCCGGACCGGGCGAGCGCGGGCCGTCCGGCGCGTGAGGCGCTGCGTGCGGGCGGCGCGCCGACGAGCGGGCCGGGCGGGATGCGGTTCGGGTACGTGGTGCTGGCCAACGCGGATCAGGTGCGGCTGATGAACGCACTGAACATCCGCGCGATCTCGCCGGGCGACAGTTACCGGAACGCGTTGCCGCAGCACTACCGGACGCACCAGTTCCATGCGTTGCTGCGGCAGAGCGTGGGCCAGTTGGGGAATTGGTCGCTGGGTTATGGGGTGGTGGGCCTGATTCTGGCAGGCGGCAGCCTGGGGCAGTTGAGCGAGGAATACAAGAAAGCGGCCCCGGGCGTGCGCGGGCTGAAGGCGGCCAACTTCGGCGCGGGCGTGGTGGGGCTGCTGGGCGGCAGCGCGGAGGTGGTCGGCGCGGCGGGACACCGATTGCCGTGGTTTTCGCAGAGGCTGTCGAACCCCAATCGCTGGTGGTTGCGCAATGCGACCACGCGGGCGCAATTGATTGCCGGAGTGGGACGCTGGTTGACGGGGATTGGTGGGGTGGTGATGGGCGCAGTGATGATTATTGAGGGAAATAATGATCGCGCAATTAGCTCAGTTTATGGAAGCGCAATGATGGTGACGGGAGGCGCTCTTGCTATTTCATCAGTCCTGATTGTACTTGGCTGGGCTATTCCTTTGGCTATAGCACTGCTAATTCTCGCCGCTGTTGTTACTGTGGTGCTCTCGTGGCTTAAGCCGAATGAAATGGAACGTTGGCTAGACAAGGTTATGCATTTTGGAAATAACGCTTCGGGTGTATATCCAGACTTGGAAGTTCAGGGTGAAGCTATGACGGCTTTGCAACAGGTGCGTTGA
- a CDS encoding DUF6708 domain-containing protein translates to MLSGWIPKFKLDRGLDDHERGHYLPYDTPQPFSPDDAVGLIRFNSTYVDFVDRTFKIKGMAATAFSVCVSAFLLYMFLSVAIGDYGNLSLSEWLTTILILSPVFVGGVVLFWVIYLGKDLFQYTYYPVRFNRKTRKVYVFRHNGPDGTVTLPWGDPNVYFHIGQGGQNKDLRDLRCHVLDRNRQVQQTFTVGHFWDHENRVREEWELIRRYMEDGPDRCFDHPADRMIALSTRMTWRNSWLMVCLMMGTILYPLRWSLLFPLYGALTLSRWLTMKSCRTPVFPPEVEAQCAIAPGDPYQLPEPTFMAEFATSQAIDARSAQRHRERQRWWY, encoded by the coding sequence ATGTTGAGTGGATGGATTCCGAAATTTAAACTGGATCGCGGCTTGGACGATCATGAGCGTGGCCATTACCTGCCTTACGATACACCGCAGCCGTTCAGTCCCGATGATGCGGTCGGATTGATACGATTCAATTCGACATATGTTGATTTTGTGGATCGTACCTTCAAAATAAAAGGAATGGCTGCCACTGCGTTTTCTGTGTGCGTTTCCGCTTTTCTTTTATATATGTTTCTATCGGTCGCTATTGGCGATTACGGCAATTTGAGTTTGTCGGAGTGGTTAACGACGATCTTAATATTATCGCCAGTTTTTGTTGGCGGAGTTGTCTTGTTCTGGGTAATCTATCTTGGAAAAGACCTCTTTCAATACACCTATTACCCAGTCCGCTTCAACCGCAAGACCCGCAAGGTGTACGTCTTCCGTCACAACGGCCCCGACGGCACGGTGACATTGCCTTGGGGCGATCCGAACGTGTATTTCCATATCGGGCAGGGGGGACAGAACAAGGACCTGCGCGACCTGCGTTGCCACGTGTTGGACCGCAATCGGCAGGTGCAGCAGACCTTCACCGTAGGCCATTTCTGGGATCACGAGAACCGCGTCCGCGAAGAATGGGAGCTGATCCGGCGCTACATGGAAGATGGCCCGGACAGATGCTTCGACCATCCTGCGGACCGCATGATCGCGTTGTCCACGCGGATGACATGGCGCAACAGTTGGCTGATGGTGTGCCTGATGATGGGCACCATCCTGTATCCCCTGCGCTGGAGCCTGCTGTTCCCGCTCTATGGGGCGCTGACGCTGAGCCGCTGGTTAACCATGAAAAGTTGCCGGACGCCGGTGTTTCCGCCGGAGGTGGAGGCGCAGTGCGCCATCGCACCGGGAGACCCCTATCAATTACCGGAGCCGACGTTCATGGCGGAATTCGCGACCAGTCAGGCAATCGATGCGCGCTCTGCACAACGCCACCGGGAGCGTCAGCGATGGTGGTACTAG
- a CDS encoding DMT family transporter: MNPWLLAGAAIAILIGAVLPLQALVNARLGQVTGGALFASFVSFLVGTLVLAVAVIATRARWPSMSTVTVQPGWIWLGGVIGAAYVLSATVLVPRIGAASLICLIVLGQLVGSLLLDHYGVLSDVRPIDAIRVLGAVLVAVGAVLVVRPWAAG; the protein is encoded by the coding sequence ATGAACCCATGGCTGCTTGCAGGTGCCGCGATCGCGATCCTGATCGGCGCGGTGCTGCCGCTGCAGGCGCTGGTCAATGCGCGTCTCGGCCAGGTCACCGGCGGCGCCCTGTTTGCGTCGTTCGTGTCGTTCCTGGTCGGCACGCTGGTGCTGGCGGTGGCGGTCATCGCCACCCGCGCGCGCTGGCCGTCGATGTCGACCGTCACCGTGCAGCCGGGCTGGATCTGGCTGGGCGGTGTGATCGGCGCGGCATACGTGCTGAGTGCGACGGTGCTGGTGCCGCGGATCGGCGCTGCGTCGCTGATCTGCCTGATCGTCCTCGGCCAGCTGGTGGGTTCGCTGCTGCTTGACCACTACGGCGTGCTGTCGGACGTGCGGCCGATCGATGCGATACGGGTGCTGGGCGCAGTGCTGGTCGCAGTGGGCGCCGTGCTCGTCGTCCGGCCCTGGGCCGCGGGGTAG
- a CDS encoding cytochrome c-type biogenesis protein has protein sequence MRTVLLALLGILLAALPLSAVQAQAAQDPAPLEFADAVEEKRFRSLIAELRCVMCQNQSLADSNAQIAHDLRREVLTLMRRGMGDAEIRQYLVDRYGEFVLYRPRVGAATFVLWFGPALLLLGGGVLVWRIVRRRSRDGAVPHDDTQEW, from the coding sequence ATGAGGACGGTGCTGCTTGCATTGCTGGGCATCCTGCTGGCGGCCCTGCCGCTGTCGGCGGTGCAGGCACAGGCGGCGCAGGATCCGGCACCGCTGGAGTTCGCCGACGCGGTGGAGGAGAAGCGCTTCCGCAGCCTGATCGCCGAACTGCGCTGCGTGATGTGCCAGAACCAGTCGCTGGCCGATTCCAACGCGCAGATCGCGCACGACCTGCGTCGCGAGGTACTGACGTTGATGCGGCGCGGCATGGGTGATGCCGAGATCCGCCAGTACCTGGTCGACCGCTATGGCGAGTTCGTGCTGTACCGGCCGCGCGTGGGTGCCGCCACCTTCGTGCTGTGGTTCGGCCCGGCCTTGCTGCTGCTGGGTGGCGGCGTGCTGGTCTGGCGGATCGTGCGCCGCCGCAGCCGCGACGGCGCGGTTCCGCACGACGACACGCAGGAGTGGTGA
- the ccmE gene encoding cytochrome c maturation protein CcmE codes for MNPTRRRRLWFVLALVLAAGVSTTLVAMALQRNIAYLYTPAEILDGRAGAPVASGEARFRLGGMVAEGSFERPSGSLESRFLVSDGDAVLPVLYTGLLPDLFRENQAVVATGRMRDGVFMAEEVLAKHDETYMPKELADKMGVAHQKHGIDEAADGAGQDMPR; via the coding sequence ATGAACCCGACCCGACGCCGCCGCCTGTGGTTCGTGCTGGCGCTGGTGCTGGCCGCCGGCGTGTCCACCACGCTGGTCGCGATGGCCCTGCAGCGCAACATCGCCTACCTCTACACGCCCGCGGAAATCCTCGATGGCCGCGCCGGTGCGCCGGTGGCATCGGGCGAGGCCCGCTTCCGCCTGGGCGGCATGGTGGCCGAGGGCTCGTTCGAGCGGCCTTCGGGTTCGCTGGAGTCGCGCTTCCTGGTGTCGGATGGCGATGCCGTACTGCCGGTGCTCTATACCGGCCTGTTGCCCGATCTGTTCCGCGAGAACCAGGCGGTGGTCGCCACCGGGCGTATGCGCGATGGGGTGTTCATGGCCGAGGAAGTGCTGGCCAAGCACGACGAGACCTACATGCCCAAGGAACTCGCCGACAAGATGGGCGTGGCCCACCAGAAGCACGGCATCGACGAAGCGGCCGATGGCGCCGGCCAGGACATGCCGCGCTGA
- a CDS encoding heme lyase CcmF/NrfE family subunit yields the protein MLPELGQIALLLALIASLMQATLPLFGAQRGIPAWMRTARPAAHVQLALVFIAYLVLTWAFVAQDFSVRYVAENSNTLLPLVYRITAVWGNHEGSLLFWVLIIALWNGAVALWSRNLPPVVIARVLAVMGAVSFGFLAFLVFTSNPFERLLPAAMEGRDLNPLLQDPGMIVHPPLLYVGYAGFVVPFAFAIAALLDGRVDARWLRWTRPWTNIAWAFLTVGIALGSWWAYYELGWGGWWFWDPVENASFMPWLAGAALIHSQAVTEKRGSFRGWTLLLAIATFSLSLLGAFLVRSGVLTSVHSFAADPARGLFILVFLGIVVGGSLLLYALRAPDVEDGKPFAGTSRETLLLLNNLLLVAACAMVLLGTLYPLLADALDLGKISVGPPYFGLLFLLLMAPLVLLLPFGPLTRWQRDDTPRLLKIARPWLVLALVAGAFGYFMAPQGPWKVGIGVAGALWVGAGTAYFAWTRIRGNGRFTPELVGMLLGHAGVAVFLVGALLVEAMNLQREVALRPGQTLEMGRDSFRFEGVERVRGPNYMADRGRVVMLRNNRETVMHPEKRHYASGGQVMTEAAIRPGVLGDVYVALGEPLGDDAWAVRVHVKPFVRWIWTGAALMALGGLVTAFDRRFRVAPRRPATGAAPKVGAP from the coding sequence ATGCTGCCTGAACTCGGCCAGATCGCGCTGCTGCTGGCGCTGATCGCATCGCTGATGCAGGCCACGCTGCCGCTGTTCGGTGCGCAGCGTGGCATTCCCGCGTGGATGCGCACCGCACGCCCGGCCGCACACGTGCAGCTGGCGCTGGTGTTCATTGCCTATCTGGTGCTGACCTGGGCCTTCGTGGCGCAGGACTTCTCGGTGCGCTACGTCGCCGAGAATTCGAACACCCTGCTGCCGTTGGTCTACCGGATCACCGCGGTATGGGGCAACCACGAAGGCTCGCTGCTGTTCTGGGTGCTGATCATCGCGCTGTGGAATGGCGCGGTCGCGCTGTGGTCGCGCAACCTGCCGCCGGTGGTGATCGCACGCGTACTGGCGGTGATGGGCGCGGTGTCGTTCGGCTTCCTCGCCTTCCTGGTGTTCACCAGCAATCCGTTCGAGCGCCTGTTGCCGGCGGCGATGGAAGGCCGCGACCTCAACCCGCTGCTGCAGGACCCGGGGATGATCGTGCATCCGCCGCTGCTGTACGTGGGCTATGCCGGCTTCGTGGTGCCGTTCGCGTTCGCGATTGCCGCACTGCTGGATGGACGCGTGGATGCCCGCTGGCTGCGCTGGACGCGGCCCTGGACCAACATCGCGTGGGCGTTCCTCACCGTCGGCATCGCGCTCGGCAGCTGGTGGGCGTACTACGAGCTCGGCTGGGGTGGCTGGTGGTTCTGGGATCCGGTCGAGAACGCCAGCTTCATGCCGTGGCTGGCCGGCGCCGCGCTGATCCATTCGCAGGCGGTCACCGAAAAGCGCGGCAGCTTCCGCGGCTGGACGCTGCTGCTGGCCATCGCCACCTTCTCGCTGTCGCTGCTGGGCGCGTTCCTGGTGCGCTCGGGCGTGCTGACCAGCGTGCACAGCTTCGCCGCCGATCCGGCGCGCGGGCTGTTCATCCTGGTGTTCCTCGGCATCGTCGTGGGTGGCTCGCTGCTGCTGTACGCGCTGCGAGCACCCGACGTCGAGGACGGCAAGCCCTTCGCCGGCACCTCGCGCGAAACGCTGCTGCTACTCAACAACCTGCTGCTGGTGGCGGCCTGCGCGATGGTGCTGCTGGGCACGCTGTATCCGCTGCTGGCCGACGCGCTCGACCTCGGCAAGATTTCCGTCGGCCCGCCCTACTTCGGGCTGCTGTTCCTGTTGCTGATGGCGCCGCTGGTACTGCTGCTGCCGTTCGGGCCTCTGACGCGCTGGCAGCGCGACGACACGCCGCGGCTGCTGAAGATCGCGCGGCCGTGGCTGGTGCTGGCGCTGGTGGCGGGTGCATTCGGTTATTTCATGGCGCCGCAGGGGCCATGGAAGGTCGGCATTGGCGTGGCCGGCGCGCTGTGGGTCGGCGCCGGCACGGCGTACTTCGCGTGGACGCGGATCCGCGGCAACGGCCGCTTTACCCCGGAACTGGTCGGCATGCTGCTCGGCCACGCTGGCGTCGCGGTGTTCCTGGTCGGCGCGTTGCTGGTGGAGGCGATGAACCTGCAGCGCGAGGTGGCGCTGCGCCCGGGCCAGACCCTGGAGATGGGCCGCGACAGCTTCCGCTTCGAAGGTGTCGAGCGCGTGCGCGGCCCCAACTACATGGCCGACCGCGGCCGCGTGGTGATGCTGCGCAACAACCGCGAAACGGTGATGCATCCCGAGAAGCGCCATTACGCCAGCGGCGGCCAGGTGATGACGGAAGCCGCGATCCGGCCCGGCGTGCTCGGTGACGTCTACGTGGCACTGGGCGAACCTCTGGGCGACGACGCCTGGGCGGTGCGCGTGCACGTCAAACCCTTCGTGCGCTGGATCTGGACAGGCGCCGCACTGATGGCGCTGGGCGGGCTGGTGACGGCTTTCGACCGCCGCTTCCGTGTCGCGCCGCGTCGTCCTGCCACCGGCGCCGCGCCGAAGGTCGGCGCACCATGA
- a CDS encoding glutathione S-transferase family protein produces the protein MGMMVEGSWRPDVDRLVDASGALQRPSSVFRNWVTADGAAGPTGEGGFKAEAGRYHLYVARACPWAHRTTIFRELKGLQDHIGLSVTHWLMAEDGWTFDHAPGVIGDPVNGTDAVWQLYAKSESGYSGRVTVPVLWDKQKSRIVSNESADILRMFNSAFDAVGASQGDYTPADLLAQIDGVNERIYTGLNNGVYRAGFARSQEAYDSAVAEVFETLDWLEEILSRQTFLCGDRLTEADWRLFTTLLRFDAVYHGHFKCNIRRLVDYPALWSYTRELYAHPAVAPTVDFDHIKRHYYQSHRHINPTAVVPAGPEIDFTIAPDRAHAATWA, from the coding sequence ATGGGCATGATGGTCGAGGGCAGTTGGCGTCCTGATGTCGACAGGCTGGTCGATGCGTCGGGCGCGCTGCAACGCCCTTCGTCGGTATTCCGCAACTGGGTGACGGCCGATGGCGCCGCGGGTCCGACCGGCGAGGGTGGCTTCAAGGCCGAGGCCGGGCGGTACCACCTGTACGTGGCGCGGGCCTGTCCATGGGCGCATCGCACGACGATCTTCCGTGAACTGAAGGGACTCCAGGACCATATCGGGCTGTCGGTCACCCATTGGCTGATGGCCGAGGACGGGTGGACCTTCGACCACGCGCCGGGCGTCATCGGTGATCCGGTCAACGGTACCGACGCCGTGTGGCAGCTCTATGCGAAGTCGGAATCCGGGTATAGCGGACGTGTCACGGTGCCGGTGCTGTGGGACAAGCAGAAATCGCGCATCGTCAGCAACGAATCGGCCGACATCCTCCGCATGTTCAACAGTGCGTTCGATGCCGTTGGCGCTTCCCAGGGCGACTACACGCCAGCGGACCTGCTGGCGCAGATCGATGGCGTCAACGAGCGGATCTATACGGGTCTCAACAATGGCGTCTACCGCGCTGGATTCGCGCGCAGCCAGGAGGCCTACGACAGCGCCGTCGCCGAAGTGTTCGAAACCCTCGACTGGCTCGAGGAAATCCTGTCGCGGCAGACCTTCCTGTGTGGAGACCGTCTGACCGAGGCCGACTGGCGCTTGTTCACCACGCTGCTGCGGTTCGACGCGGTGTACCACGGACATTTCAAGTGCAACATCCGCCGGCTGGTGGACTATCCGGCGCTGTGGTCCTACACCCGCGAGCTGTACGCGCATCCGGCCGTTGCGCCCACCGTGGACTTCGACCATATCAAGCGGCACTACTACCAGAGCCATCGGCATATCAATCCCACCGCGGTGGTGCCGGCAGGGCCGGAGATCGATTTCACGATCGCGCCGGATCGTGCGCATGCGGCGACATGGGCGTGA
- a CDS encoding tetratricopeptide repeat protein: MAPYFVLATLLALVAAVVLAWPLRGSRPLFAGLVIAIPMMALSLYQLVGTPAGLDPAQRRAPETLEQAITQLQADLERDPRQVEGWRLLGRALQQQERYAEARDAFARAARLDPEDLGLQTEYAESRSRADAQRRFDDEAIGILERVLELDTAQHRARLFLGIGYRQHGRSAEAAATWEPLLPTLGGEAAAGLRLQINEARVHAGLDPLPDPDPVDTAAGEGLRVRVVLDPDFAARVRLDPAAVVFVIARAPDGPPMPVAAQRHTVADLPLDIVLGDADSPMPTQPLSALQEVEVLARISSSGSATPQDGDLSSAPVRVTLPNSEATELVLGPARDGE; encoded by the coding sequence ATGGCCCCGTATTTCGTGCTCGCCACGTTGCTGGCGCTGGTTGCCGCCGTGGTGCTGGCATGGCCGCTGCGCGGCTCGCGCCCGCTGTTCGCGGGCCTCGTGATCGCGATACCGATGATGGCCTTGAGCCTCTACCAGCTGGTCGGCACGCCCGCCGGCCTGGACCCCGCGCAGCGCCGCGCGCCCGAAACCCTCGAGCAGGCCATCACCCAGTTGCAGGCGGACCTCGAGCGCGATCCGCGCCAGGTCGAAGGCTGGCGGCTGCTTGGTCGTGCGTTGCAGCAGCAGGAGCGCTACGCAGAGGCGCGCGATGCGTTTGCACGCGCTGCGCGCCTGGATCCGGAGGACCTCGGCCTGCAGACCGAATACGCGGAGTCGCGCTCGCGCGCCGATGCGCAGCGCCGCTTCGACGACGAGGCGATCGGCATCCTCGAACGCGTGCTGGAACTCGACACCGCCCAGCATCGTGCGCGGCTGTTCCTCGGCATCGGCTATCGCCAGCACGGCCGCAGCGCCGAAGCGGCCGCCACCTGGGAGCCACTGCTGCCGACCCTGGGCGGCGAGGCGGCGGCAGGCCTGCGCCTGCAGATCAACGAGGCCCGCGTGCATGCCGGCCTTGATCCGCTGCCCGACCCCGACCCCGTGGACACCGCTGCCGGCGAAGGCCTGCGCGTGCGCGTCGTGCTGGATCCGGACTTCGCCGCCCGCGTGCGGCTCGACCCGGCCGCGGTGGTGTTCGTGATCGCACGTGCACCGGACGGCCCGCCGATGCCGGTCGCGGCGCAACGCCATACGGTCGCCGACCTCCCACTGGACATCGTGCTTGGCGATGCCGACAGCCCGATGCCCACCCAGCCGCTGTCGGCGCTGCAGGAGGTCGAGGTGCTTGCACGGATTTCGTCGAGCGGCTCGGCCACCCCGCAGGATGGCGACCTGTCGAGTGCCCCGGTGCGAGTCACGCTGCCGAATAGCGAGGCCACCGAGCTCGTGCTCGGCCCCGCCCGCGACGGCGAGTAG
- the ccmC gene encoding heme ABC transporter permease CcmC yields the protein MNPVVRWFHQLGSPPTFDRFAARWAPWCYGLGVLLMGWGLYGALFQVPADYQQGDSFRILYIHVPSAWMSLAVYGLMAFYAAIALIWRIKLCEILAMACAPIGAAFTVITLATGSIWGRPMWGTWWDWDPRLTSELILLFMYLGVIGLYHAIDDRRAAARAASLLAIVGVALLPVIRYSVVWWNSLHQGQTIRVFGESSMDPSMLPPLIWLVVGTKFWFAGSLLARARADNLYREGGKDWVRRLAERMPTRSGPA from the coding sequence ATGAACCCCGTCGTCCGCTGGTTCCATCAACTCGGTTCACCCCCCACCTTCGACCGCTTCGCCGCGCGCTGGGCGCCATGGTGCTACGGGCTGGGGGTGCTGCTGATGGGTTGGGGCCTGTACGGCGCGCTGTTCCAGGTGCCGGCCGACTACCAGCAGGGCGACAGCTTCCGCATCCTCTACATCCATGTACCGAGTGCCTGGATGAGCCTGGCGGTCTACGGCCTGATGGCGTTCTACGCCGCGATCGCGCTGATCTGGCGCATCAAGCTGTGCGAGATCCTGGCGATGGCCTGCGCGCCGATCGGCGCCGCCTTCACCGTGATCACCCTGGCGACCGGCAGCATCTGGGGCCGGCCGATGTGGGGCACCTGGTGGGACTGGGACCCGCGCCTGACCAGCGAGCTGATCCTGCTGTTCATGTATCTCGGGGTGATCGGCCTGTACCACGCCATCGACGACCGTCGCGCCGCCGCGCGCGCGGCCTCCCTGCTGGCGATCGTCGGCGTGGCGCTGCTGCCGGTGATCCGCTATTCGGTGGTGTGGTGGAACTCGCTGCACCAGGGGCAGACGATCCGCGTGTTCGGCGAATCCTCGATGGACCCGAGCATGCTGCCGCCGTTGATCTGGCTGGTGGTGGGCACCAAGTTCTGGTTCGCCGGCTCGCTGCTGGCACGCGCCCGCGCCGACAACCTCTATCGCGAGGGCGGCAAGGACTGGGTGCGCAGGCTGGCCGAGCGGATGCCCACGAGGTCCGGGCCCGCATGA
- the ccmD gene encoding heme exporter protein CcmD yields MAAMTYAGYVLAAYLVFVAVLLWDFVVPHIRIRRLLRGVRLLAARRAANLKRGDLDR; encoded by the coding sequence ATGGCTGCAATGACCTACGCCGGTTACGTACTCGCCGCCTATCTGGTGTTCGTCGCGGTGCTGCTGTGGGACTTCGTGGTGCCGCATATCCGCATCCGCCGGCTGCTGCGCGGCGTCCGGCTGCTGGCCGCGCGCCGCGCCGCCAACCTGAAACGGGGAGACCTCGACCGATGA
- a CDS encoding DsbE family thiol:disulfide interchange protein, whose amino-acid sequence MKLQRWLPLAAFGLIAALLAAGVWLSRDPDRDALPSPLIGKQAPAFRLPALHEAGRLVTDAELRGAPYLLNVWGSWCPGCREEHGVLTRFAETRRVRVVGYNWKDERADALRWLEQFGNPYWVVLVDYEGHNAIEWGIYGAPETFLVDAEGIVRWKHVGPMTDDTVRERLLPALEAIGG is encoded by the coding sequence ATGAAGCTGCAGCGCTGGCTACCGCTCGCGGCATTCGGCCTGATCGCGGCGCTGCTGGCGGCCGGCGTGTGGCTGAGCCGCGACCCCGACCGCGACGCCCTGCCCTCGCCGCTGATCGGCAAGCAGGCGCCGGCATTCCGCCTGCCGGCACTGCACGAGGCCGGGCGGCTGGTGACCGATGCCGAGCTGCGCGGCGCGCCCTACCTGCTCAATGTCTGGGGCAGCTGGTGCCCCGGCTGTCGCGAGGAGCACGGCGTGCTGACCCGCTTTGCCGAGACCCGTCGCGTGCGCGTGGTCGGCTACAACTGGAAGGACGAGCGCGCCGATGCGCTGCGCTGGCTGGAACAGTTCGGCAATCCCTACTGGGTGGTACTGGTGGATTACGAGGGTCACAACGCGATCGAATGGGGCATCTACGGCGCACCCGAGACCTTCCTGGTGGATGCGGAAGGGATCGTGCGCTGGAAGCATGTCGGCCCGATGACCGACGACACCGTGCGCGAGCGCCTGCTGCCGGCGCTGGAGGCGATCGGCGGATGA